In one Pasteuria penetrans genomic region, the following are encoded:
- a CDS encoding aminotransferase class I/II-fold pyridoxal phosphate-dependent enzyme, with protein MVAPLWNELLQHVRRAQGSYHVPGHKQGSVWDRVSYVHFSALLPFDLTEVGQLDDLHNPTGVIAEAQALAACAFAAAHTFFLVGGSTSGNLATLLSLCQPGDGVLVQRNSHQSVYHGCWLAQATPYPLSVSLDPSTGCELPLSVDQVEAALRTYTNIKVVVVTSPSYDGMVEPIESLAKLCRLHRVLLVVDEAHGAHFGFHPDLPTWAIQCGADVVVQSTHKMLPSLTMSSMLHLAPSMLDRVPVFQRSLRWVVSSSPSYLLLASLDVARRYMEEHGQAVLTASLRELGVFRSRLAASSRFGEFEFPGLRDPYKILLRQEGRDGFSLLRVLQERGCYAEKATSQYVLLISSLAFSSTESAVLWNVLESLPIKDDTGGTVEGGFFVHPGGNTPVVPLALAWSELRQRSMAWRSLAASVGCVAADFVVPYPPGIPVLLPGERITPVVVQQMFDWLAYGGQVRGIRNGGRGSSVSIQVVV; from the coding sequence ATGGTAGCACCCCTATGGAATGAGTTATTGCAGCATGTGCGTCGGGCACAGGGTTCCTATCATGTCCCCGGCCATAAGCAGGGTTCCGTCTGGGATCGGGTTTCCTATGTCCATTTTTCCGCACTCCTGCCGTTTGATCTAACGGAGGTAGGACAGCTTGATGACCTACACAATCCGACGGGTGTCATTGCAGAGGCCCAAGCCTTGGCAGCGTGTGCCTTCGCCGCTGCCCATACATTTTTCTTAGTAGGCGGTTCAACGTCAGGGAATTTGGCAACCTTGCTATCTCTTTGTCAACCCGGGGATGGGGTGTTGGTGCAGAGGAATTCCCATCAGTCCGTTTATCATGGGTGTTGGCTTGCCCAGGCAACTCCTTATCCCTTATCCGTGTCTTTGGATCCATCTACAGGTTGCGAATTGCCCTTATCCGTGGATCAAGTGGAGGCTGCCCTTCGTACGTATACAAACATCAAGGTTGTAGTGGTTACCTCGCCATCGTATGACGGTATGGTAGAGCCTATCGAATCCCTAGCGAAATTATGCAGGCTTCATCGGGTACTTCTTGTTGTGGATGAGGCGCATGGTGCCCATTTTGGATTCCATCCTGATTTGCCCACTTGGGCTATACAGTGTGGTGCCGATGTTGTGGTGCAATCTACACACAAGATGTTGCCGTCGTTGACTATGTCCTCCATGTTGCATTTGGCCCCTTCTATGCTGGATAGAGTGCCAGTATTTCAACGTTCCCTCCGTTGGGTCGTTTCTAGTAGTCCCTCTTACTTATTGTTAGCCTCTCTAGATGTAGCACGCCGCTATATGGAAGAACATGGACAGGCCGTATTGACAGCTTCTTTGCGTGAGCTGGGGGTTTTCCGCTCTCGTTTGGCTGCTTCGTCTCGGTTTGGGGAGTTTGAATTCCCTGGTTTGCGAGATCCCTATAAGATTCTCCTAAGGCAGGAGGGTAGGGATGGTTTTTCCCTTCTACGGGTTTTACAGGAGAGGGGTTGCTATGCGGAAAAGGCTACATCACAATATGTTCTACTCATTTCTTCACTGGCTTTTAGTTCCACGGAGAGTGCGGTTCTATGGAATGTATTGGAATCCCTGCCCATCAAGGACGATACAGGGGGTACTGTGGAGGGGGGTTTCTTTGTGCATCCCGGGGGAAACACTCCTGTTGTACCGTTGGCTTTGGCATGGTCGGAATTGCGTCAGCGGTCCATGGCGTGGCGGTCCCTTGCTGCGTCGGTTGGGTGTGTTGCCGCGGATTTCGTTGTTCCCTATCCCCCTGGTATCCCCGTCTTACTGCCCGGGGAGCGGATCACCCCTGTAGTGGTGCAGCAGATGTTCGATTGGTTGGCATATGGGGGGCAGGTGCGCGGGATCCGGAACGGGGGCAGGGGATCGTCTGTTTCTATCCAGGTTGTCGTGTAG
- a CDS encoding pro-sigmaK processing inhibitor BofA family protein, translating to MKVDFMGGLLWVFLGLLLLMIVARSIRKPLLWLWYGVVYSTVGALALFALNGVGQFFSFSLPINPFTAMVAGGMGIPGLIYLVAIRWCVVV from the coding sequence ATGAAGGTGGATTTTATGGGTGGTCTTCTGTGGGTTTTTCTGGGGTTGTTGTTGTTGATGATCGTGGCCCGTTCCATAAGGAAACCACTATTGTGGTTGTGGTATGGTGTGGTTTATTCAACGGTAGGTGCCCTGGCATTGTTTGCACTGAATGGCGTAGGGCAATTTTTTTCTTTTTCGTTACCCATCAATCCCTTTACGGCCATGGTTGCGGGGGGGATGGGCATTCCCGGTTTGATTTATCTTGTGGCAATTCGTTGGTGTGTGGTGGTTTGA
- the recR gene encoding recombination mediator RecR, with protein MGDFRIPPLVSELIEFLNRLPGIGNKTAQRLAFFILDMEEEEVVRMAEAMVQAKRRLITCDRCHLVDDRNPCFLCLDKSRDSKTICVVQEVRDVWAMERTQAYRGLYHVLHGALSPIEGIGPEHLSIAALLDRVKEGGTGEVILATNSTVEGEATLLYLAKLLSASPVRVTRIAHGLPAGGDLEYADEMTLTRALEGRRLLDGTGV; from the coding sequence ATGGGTGATTTTCGGATCCCCCCTTTGGTATCTGAATTGATCGAATTTCTCAATCGGTTACCAGGTATAGGTAATAAAACGGCCCAGCGTTTGGCCTTTTTCATCCTTGATATGGAGGAGGAAGAGGTGGTACGGATGGCAGAGGCAATGGTCCAGGCCAAACGGAGGTTGATTACCTGTGACCGTTGTCATCTGGTGGATGATCGCAATCCCTGTTTTCTTTGTTTGGACAAGTCTAGGGATTCCAAAACAATTTGCGTGGTTCAAGAAGTACGGGATGTTTGGGCGATGGAGAGAACGCAGGCCTATCGTGGTCTGTATCATGTTTTGCACGGGGCCCTATCTCCTATAGAAGGAATAGGGCCTGAGCATTTGTCCATTGCTGCTTTGTTGGATCGAGTGAAGGAGGGAGGGACGGGTGAGGTGATCTTGGCGACCAACAGTACAGTGGAGGGAGAGGCGACGTTGCTCTACCTTGCAAAATTGTTGTCTGCTTCACCCGTTAGGGTTACAAGAATAGCGCATGGTTTGCCGGCCGGGGGTGATTTGGAGTACGCGGATGAAATGACGTTAACGCGGGCTTTGGAGGGGAGGAGGTTGTTGGATGGGACAGGTGTGTGA
- the tmk gene encoding dTMP kinase: protein MGTRRGDRPIGFFITLEGLEGAGKTTQACHLKNWLSQQGCAYTITKDPGGTLVGDQVRNLLMKEGEGDLSWKTQVLLYASARAQLVDKVIVPNLLAGHVVVSDRYLDSNIAYQFYGEGKDPALGMKWLTWASDGWVPHRTYLLDLTVEESRHRLQQRGQQLDPMECREDAFYHRVRRGYHELAEQSADRFCVIDATLPEKTISEMICGDCRRLLSWRGALGGSDGTMFEIG, encoded by the coding sequence TTGGGGACACGTAGAGGTGATCGCCCTATAGGTTTTTTTATTACCCTGGAGGGGTTGGAAGGGGCGGGAAAGACAACACAGGCTTGTCATCTGAAAAACTGGCTAAGTCAGCAGGGCTGTGCGTACACGATAACCAAGGATCCCGGGGGTACTCTGGTTGGTGATCAAGTTAGGAACCTTCTTATGAAGGAAGGGGAAGGGGATCTTTCCTGGAAGACGCAGGTTTTATTGTATGCGTCGGCACGTGCCCAATTGGTGGACAAAGTCATTGTACCCAATCTTCTGGCGGGTCACGTGGTGGTTTCCGATCGTTATCTTGACTCCAACATAGCTTATCAATTTTATGGGGAGGGAAAGGATCCAGCATTAGGGATGAAGTGGCTTACATGGGCTTCTGATGGTTGGGTTCCCCATCGAACGTATCTTCTCGACCTAACGGTGGAGGAATCTCGTCATCGATTGCAGCAACGGGGTCAGCAATTGGATCCTATGGAATGTCGTGAGGATGCCTTTTATCACCGGGTACGACGCGGCTATCATGAACTGGCTGAACAAAGCGCTGATCGTTTCTGCGTAATTGATGCCACCCTTCCCGAGAAAACGATTTCAGAAATGATTTGCGGGGATTGTCGAAGGTTGTTGTCGTGGAGGGGGGCGCTGGGTGGTAGTGATGGGACGATGTTTGAAATAGGGTAG
- a CDS encoding YbaB/EbfC family nucleoid-associated protein, translating into MRGGMPNQQQMIKNLQKMQSEMERVQENLKGKEVEASAGGGAVKLCMDGHKRVRSVTISPEVMKAGDSGMLEDLMVTAFNTASDMADEMARKDMEGVTQGMPLPPGFL; encoded by the coding sequence GTGCGCGGTGGTATGCCAAATCAACAGCAGATGATAAAAAATTTGCAGAAAATGCAGTCTGAAATGGAACGGGTTCAGGAAAATTTGAAGGGGAAGGAGGTAGAGGCCTCCGCGGGTGGGGGTGCTGTGAAGCTTTGTATGGATGGTCACAAGCGGGTTCGTAGTGTGACGATTTCCCCCGAGGTGATGAAAGCGGGGGATTCTGGTATGTTGGAGGATTTAATGGTGACGGCTTTCAATACGGCCTCTGATATGGCGGATGAAATGGCGAGAAAGGACATGGAGGGTGTGACACAGGGCATGCCATTACCCCCAGGTTTTTTGTGA
- a CDS encoding sigma factor G inhibitor Gin: MHDCGEAHLGDLPCCIICNQICWSGLRIQTHYLCHHCENDMVRIQVEEGEGGDRYRYFSHRLRPLARSMMGVTLRERGNNRQ; this comes from the coding sequence TTGCATGATTGTGGGGAAGCCCATCTTGGAGATCTACCTTGTTGCATCATTTGCAATCAAATCTGTTGGTCTGGCTTGCGTATCCAAACTCATTATCTTTGTCATCATTGTGAAAATGATATGGTTAGGATACAGGTGGAGGAGGGAGAAGGGGGGGATCGTTACCGGTACTTTTCCCATCGTTTGCGACCCCTAGCACGTTCCATGATGGGGGTAACCCTGAGGGAGAGAGGAAACAATAGACAGTAG
- the dnaX gene encoding DNA polymerase III subunit gamma/tau, which produces MAIGGACGLLKGEGLFGVFIDGWCARGTKEGGRNILSYQALYRILRPQRFADIVGQEHVRQVLQQAVQSDQLAHAYLLSGPHGTGKTTMARIVAKAVNCEALVGGEPCLTCSPCSRIAKGNSIDVLEFDAASHRGVEEMRDLREKVRYAATEVRYKVYIIDEVHMLTQEAFNALLKTLEEPPSHSLFLLATTEPYRLPATVLSRCQRFSFRPVCSILMRDYLMDICQKQGVRVEEGALELLVQDAGGSMRDAVGLLDQVLACGDRELSEHWVRQLTGGVAEGNLLPLWQSWMSSHRVSVLRHLRSLWGEGCESYRVAEGLLRIARKVLSSRLGSDGVWGVEESPLCEEPNDSTSFDVDVILMRTEKLLHSLVELKNSPFPQIALEVLLLSTCQSMVGENCRGSFFAEGDKDGVSFSDSNQGGFPPGGTEAKEHFDSLVQRFQKLREHCNHLTERVQRLEGFRVPLSVGQQGVLPFFPQAGSPSFSDRSPTLRVDWLEGADSPRLREIEGRWPEVLDRVRREDVRLHAWLSSGSPVAVTSDTLVVSFASEIHCNMVSRAKTCRWLEKILSDFLSGEYRLQPVLSSLWKGWMAGRTIDTSQEGAKGTQGERVKVAWERAVSLFGSWMVSWHEEG; this is translated from the coding sequence TTGGCTATTGGGGGGGCGTGTGGCCTTCTCAAAGGAGAGGGACTTTTTGGTGTTTTTATAGATGGGTGGTGTGCTAGGGGGACGAAGGAAGGAGGGCGAAATATTTTGTCCTATCAAGCTCTTTATCGTATATTGCGACCCCAGCGCTTTGCTGATATCGTGGGCCAGGAACATGTGAGGCAGGTGTTACAGCAAGCGGTGCAGTCGGATCAGTTGGCCCATGCTTACCTACTCTCCGGCCCCCATGGTACAGGAAAAACGACAATGGCTAGGATTGTAGCCAAGGCGGTCAATTGCGAGGCATTGGTGGGTGGGGAGCCTTGTTTGACTTGTTCGCCGTGTTCCCGAATAGCAAAGGGAAATTCCATCGACGTATTGGAATTTGATGCTGCCTCGCACCGTGGTGTGGAAGAGATGCGCGATTTGCGGGAAAAGGTACGCTACGCAGCCACGGAGGTTCGGTATAAAGTTTACATAATTGATGAGGTGCATATGTTGACGCAGGAGGCGTTCAATGCCCTATTGAAGACTCTAGAGGAACCCCCTTCGCACAGTCTTTTCCTGTTGGCCACGACGGAGCCCTATCGTTTACCTGCCACGGTTTTGTCACGTTGTCAACGATTTTCCTTCCGTCCAGTTTGTTCCATTCTTATGAGGGATTATCTGATGGATATTTGTCAGAAACAGGGGGTCCGGGTGGAAGAGGGTGCCTTGGAGTTGTTGGTACAGGATGCAGGGGGGAGTATGAGGGATGCCGTTGGTCTGCTGGATCAGGTCCTAGCCTGTGGGGATAGGGAGTTATCGGAGCATTGGGTTCGTCAATTGACGGGTGGAGTGGCTGAGGGGAATTTGCTTCCTTTATGGCAATCCTGGATGTCCTCACATCGGGTTTCGGTGTTGAGACATCTTCGCTCCCTATGGGGGGAGGGTTGCGAATCTTATCGTGTAGCTGAGGGTTTACTTAGGATCGCCCGAAAGGTGCTGTCCTCTCGACTGGGTTCTGATGGCGTGTGGGGTGTCGAGGAAAGCCCTCTCTGTGAGGAACCCAATGATAGCACATCTTTTGATGTCGATGTTATACTTATGAGAACTGAAAAATTACTTCATTCGCTTGTGGAGTTGAAAAATTCCCCTTTTCCCCAAATTGCCCTAGAGGTTTTGTTGTTGTCCACTTGCCAGTCCATGGTGGGGGAAAACTGCAGGGGATCGTTCTTTGCGGAGGGGGATAAGGATGGGGTTTCCTTTTCAGATTCGAATCAAGGGGGATTTCCCCCGGGGGGAACGGAGGCAAAGGAGCATTTCGACAGTTTAGTGCAGCGCTTTCAAAAATTGCGAGAACATTGCAATCATTTAACGGAGCGTGTTCAACGGCTGGAGGGGTTTCGTGTGCCGTTGAGCGTTGGACAGCAGGGGGTTTTGCCCTTTTTTCCCCAGGCCGGTTCCCCCTCGTTTTCCGATCGTTCTCCCACTCTTCGGGTTGATTGGTTGGAGGGGGCGGATTCCCCTCGATTACGTGAGATCGAAGGACGTTGGCCGGAAGTTTTGGATAGGGTGCGGAGGGAAGACGTTCGTTTGCATGCCTGGTTGAGCAGTGGTTCTCCCGTGGCGGTGACATCTGATACCTTGGTTGTTTCATTCGCGAGTGAAATCCATTGCAATATGGTTAGTCGGGCTAAGACGTGTCGGTGGTTGGAAAAAATACTCTCTGATTTTTTGTCGGGGGAATATCGCCTTCAACCCGTTCTGTCTTCGCTCTGGAAGGGTTGGATGGCGGGACGGACCATCGATACATCCCAGGAGGGGGCCAAGGGTACCCAAGGGGAGCGGGTGAAGGTAGCCTGGGAACGAGCGGTTTCCCTTTTTGGTTCATGGATGGTGTCTTGGCACGAGGAGGGGTAA